Proteins encoded by one window of Kribbella flavida DSM 17836:
- the argH gene encoding argininosuccinate lyase yields MSTGESAALWGGRFAGGPADALAALSKSTQFDWRLAPYDIAGSKAHAKVLHRAGLLTDDDLTAMLRGLDELLADVLSGAFLPAEDDEDVHTALERGLLERLGAELGGRLRAGRSRNDQVATLFRSYLRDHGRIIARLVLDQVNTLAEQAEKHLGVTMPGRTHLQHAQPVLLSHHLMAHAWPLIRDLDRLAEWDARVAADSPYGSGALAGSSLGLDPQFVAKELGFTDSSPNSIDGTAARDFVAEFAFVAAQIGIDLSRQAEEVIVWATKEFGFVQLDDAFSTGSSIMPQKKNPDIAELARGKSGRLIGNLAGLLATLKAQPLAYNRDLQEDKEPVFDSVDTLEVLLPAFTGMIRTLRFDTARLEELAPQGFSLATDIAEWLVRQKVPFRVAHELAGACVRACEKRGIELWDLTDEDLAAISPHLTPDVRSVLSVEGSVSSRDGRGGTAGERVAEQLAELRARAAAHATRLASY; encoded by the coding sequence ATGAGTACGGGAGAGAGTGCGGCCCTGTGGGGCGGCCGGTTCGCCGGCGGACCCGCGGACGCGCTGGCGGCGCTGAGCAAGTCGACCCAGTTCGACTGGCGGCTGGCGCCCTACGACATCGCCGGGTCGAAGGCGCACGCCAAGGTGCTGCACCGCGCCGGCCTGCTCACCGACGACGACTTGACCGCCATGCTGCGCGGGCTGGACGAGCTGCTGGCCGACGTGCTCTCCGGGGCGTTCCTGCCGGCCGAGGACGACGAGGACGTGCACACCGCGCTGGAGCGTGGCCTGCTGGAGCGGCTCGGCGCCGAGCTGGGCGGACGGCTGCGGGCCGGCCGGTCCCGCAACGACCAGGTCGCCACGCTGTTCCGCAGCTACCTGCGGGACCACGGACGGATCATCGCCCGCCTGGTGCTCGACCAGGTGAACACGCTCGCCGAGCAGGCCGAGAAGCACCTCGGCGTCACCATGCCCGGCCGGACCCACCTCCAGCACGCCCAGCCGGTGCTGCTGTCGCACCACCTGATGGCCCACGCCTGGCCGCTGATCCGCGACCTGGACCGGCTGGCCGAGTGGGACGCGCGCGTCGCCGCCGACTCGCCGTACGGATCGGGTGCACTGGCTGGTTCCTCGCTCGGGCTGGACCCGCAGTTCGTGGCGAAGGAGCTCGGCTTCACCGACTCCTCGCCGAACTCGATCGACGGTACGGCGGCGCGGGACTTCGTCGCCGAGTTCGCGTTCGTCGCCGCGCAGATCGGCATCGACCTGTCCCGGCAGGCCGAGGAGGTGATCGTCTGGGCGACCAAGGAGTTCGGGTTCGTGCAGCTGGACGACGCGTTCTCGACCGGGTCGAGCATCATGCCGCAGAAGAAGAACCCGGACATCGCCGAGCTGGCCCGGGGCAAGTCCGGCCGGCTGATCGGCAACCTGGCCGGCCTGCTGGCGACGCTCAAGGCGCAGCCGCTGGCGTACAACCGGGACCTGCAGGAGGACAAGGAGCCGGTCTTCGACTCGGTCGACACCCTCGAGGTGCTGCTGCCGGCGTTCACCGGGATGATCCGGACGCTGCGGTTCGACACCGCCCGGCTGGAGGAGCTGGCGCCGCAGGGGTTCTCGCTGGCGACCGACATCGCGGAGTGGTTGGTCCGGCAGAAGGTGCCGTTCCGGGTCGCGCACGAGCTGGCCGGTGCGTGCGTGCGGGCCTGCGAGAAGCGGGGCATCGAGCTGTGGGACCTGACCGACGAGGACCTGGCCGCCATCTCGCCGCACCTGACCCCGGACGTGCGGTCGGTGCTCAGCGTCGAGGGCTCGGTCTCCTCCCGCGACGGCCGGGGCGGCACCGCCGGTGAGCGCGTCGCCGAGCAGCTGGCCGAGCTCCGGGCCCGGGCCGCCGCTCACGCGACCCGGCTGGCCAGCTACTGA
- a CDS encoding arginine repressor produces MTDSTSDRPDTRAKTLIAPTTKTARQQRIVELLGRQPVRSQTELAELLAGAGLGVGQATLSRDLVEIGAVKVRDAIGQLVYAVPGEGGDRSPRAGEAAAFEARLARVASELLVSAEGSANLVILRTPPGAAQYFASAIDHVGLDDVLGTIAGDDTVMVVSRNPTGGEALAARFLNLAARTDKDTSTDPA; encoded by the coding sequence ATGACCGACAGCACGAGCGACCGGCCGGACACCCGGGCCAAGACGCTGATCGCCCCGACCACGAAGACCGCGCGGCAGCAGCGGATCGTGGAGCTGCTCGGACGGCAGCCGGTGCGGTCCCAGACCGAGCTGGCCGAACTCCTGGCCGGCGCCGGTCTGGGCGTCGGCCAGGCGACGCTGTCGCGCGACCTGGTGGAGATCGGCGCGGTCAAGGTCCGGGACGCGATCGGCCAGCTGGTGTACGCCGTACCGGGGGAGGGCGGCGACCGCAGCCCGCGGGCCGGTGAGGCGGCCGCCTTCGAGGCACGGCTCGCCCGGGTCGCCTCGGAACTGCTGGTCTCCGCCGAGGGCAGCGCCAACCTGGTCATCCTGCGAACCCCGCCGGGCGCCGCCCAGTACTTCGCGTCCGCGATCGACCACGTCGGCCTGGACGACGTGCTCGGCACCATCGCCGGCGACGACACGGTCATGGTCGTGTCCCGCAACCCGACCGGCGGCGAGGCGCTGGCGGCCCGGTTCCTCAACCTGGCGGCCCGCACCGACAAGGACACGTCCACCGACCCTGCCTGA
- the argF gene encoding ornithine carbamoyltransferase, with protein MTRHFLRDDDLSPVEQDEVLTLAEQMVADRFGHRPLTGPQTVAVIFDKTSTRTRISFAVGIAELGGVPLIIDAQTSQLGRGEPIADTARVLDRQVGAIVWRTSGQTRIEQMAGASRVPVINALTDEFHPCQILADLLTVRQHKGSTAGLKLAYLGDGANNMSHSYLLGGATAGMQVVVASPAEYQPDPAVLAKAVEIAGATGGSVAWTDDAAAAVAGADVIATDTWVSMGQEAEASLREAPFVPYAVTEQLMTKAKPDAIVLHCLPAYRGKEIDAAVIDGPQSVVWDEAENRLHAQKALLSWLLARNFGS; from the coding sequence ATGACCAGACACTTTCTCCGGGACGACGACCTCAGCCCGGTCGAGCAGGACGAGGTGCTGACGCTGGCGGAGCAGATGGTGGCCGACCGGTTCGGGCACCGGCCGCTGACCGGGCCGCAGACCGTCGCGGTGATCTTCGACAAGACCTCGACCCGGACCAGGATCTCCTTCGCGGTCGGTATCGCCGAGCTCGGCGGGGTGCCGCTGATCATCGACGCGCAGACTTCGCAGCTGGGCCGGGGCGAGCCGATCGCCGACACCGCCCGGGTGCTGGACCGGCAGGTCGGCGCGATCGTCTGGCGGACGTCCGGGCAGACCCGGATCGAGCAGATGGCCGGCGCCTCCCGGGTGCCGGTGATCAACGCGCTGACCGACGAGTTCCACCCGTGCCAGATCCTCGCCGACCTGCTCACCGTCCGGCAGCACAAGGGCAGCACCGCCGGGCTCAAGCTGGCCTACCTCGGCGACGGCGCGAACAACATGTCCCACTCGTACCTGCTCGGCGGTGCGACGGCCGGGATGCAGGTGGTCGTCGCGTCCCCCGCGGAGTACCAGCCGGACCCCGCGGTCCTGGCGAAGGCGGTCGAGATCGCCGGTGCCACGGGTGGTTCGGTGGCCTGGACCGACGACGCCGCGGCGGCCGTCGCCGGCGCCGACGTGATCGCCACCGACACTTGGGTGTCGATGGGGCAGGAAGCGGAGGCGTCCTTGCGCGAGGCACCGTTCGTGCCGTACGCGGTGACCGAGCAGCTGATGACGAAGGCCAAGCCGGACGCGATCGTGCTGCACTGCCTGCCGGCGTACCGGGGCAAGGAGATCGACGCCGCGGTGATCGACGGACCGCAGTCGGTGGTCTGGGACGAGGCCGAGAACCGCCTGCACGCCCAGAAGGCCCTGCTGTCCTGGCTGCTCGCGCGAAACTTCGGTTCATGA
- a CDS encoding acetylornithine transaminase, with protein sequence MTDLMPPELNEMSATGSTGAALTERYTNVLMNTFGPPKRVLVRGEGAYLWDADGRKYLDLLGGLAVNSLGHAHPFVVSAVTSQLATLGHVSNFFASAPQIALAEKLLSLVDAPGGKVFFTNSGTEANEAAFKITRRTGRTRIVAAVGGFHGRSMGALAITWKPAYREQFAPLPGDVTFVPYGDAAALEAAVDDETAAVVLEPIQGENGVIVPPAGYLQAARRITAAHGTLLWIDEIQTGIGRTGDWFAFQAEGISPDLVTVAKGLGAGIPIGACLAFGPAAELLQPGNHGTTFGGNPVATIAGLAVLTVIERDGLLARVKAVGNHLAAAVEALDHPLIAGVRGRGLLLAIELTAPVSDQVTALALEAGFVINNPVPDALRLAPPYILSKADADTFVAALPALLNQVEAP encoded by the coding sequence ATGACCGACCTGATGCCGCCCGAACTGAACGAGATGTCCGCCACCGGCAGTACCGGGGCCGCTCTCACCGAGCGGTACACGAACGTCTTGATGAACACCTTCGGTCCACCCAAGCGGGTGCTGGTCCGAGGGGAGGGCGCCTACCTGTGGGATGCCGACGGGCGCAAGTACCTCGACCTGCTCGGCGGCCTCGCGGTGAACTCGCTCGGCCACGCGCACCCGTTCGTGGTGTCCGCGGTGACCAGCCAGCTCGCCACCCTCGGCCACGTGTCGAACTTCTTCGCCTCCGCGCCGCAGATCGCGCTGGCCGAGAAGCTGCTGTCGCTGGTGGACGCCCCCGGCGGCAAGGTGTTCTTCACCAACTCCGGCACCGAGGCGAACGAGGCCGCCTTCAAGATCACCCGGCGGACCGGCCGGACCAGGATCGTCGCGGCCGTCGGCGGCTTCCACGGCCGCTCGATGGGCGCGCTCGCGATCACCTGGAAACCGGCCTACCGCGAGCAGTTCGCGCCGCTGCCCGGCGACGTCACCTTCGTCCCGTACGGCGACGCCGCCGCGCTCGAGGCCGCGGTCGACGACGAGACGGCCGCGGTCGTGCTGGAGCCGATCCAGGGCGAGAACGGCGTCATCGTCCCGCCGGCCGGCTACCTGCAGGCGGCCCGGCGGATCACCGCCGCGCACGGCACGCTGCTGTGGATCGACGAGATCCAGACCGGCATCGGCCGGACCGGCGACTGGTTCGCGTTCCAGGCCGAGGGCATCAGCCCGGACCTGGTGACGGTCGCGAAAGGGCTGGGGGCCGGGATCCCGATCGGCGCCTGTCTCGCGTTCGGGCCGGCCGCGGAGCTGCTGCAGCCCGGCAACCACGGGACCACCTTCGGCGGCAACCCGGTCGCCACGATCGCCGGCCTGGCCGTGCTGACCGTGATCGAGCGCGACGGCCTGCTCGCACGAGTCAAGGCCGTCGGCAACCACCTGGCCGCCGCGGTGGAGGCGCTCGACCACCCGCTGATCGCCGGGGTCCGCGGCCGGGGGCTGCTGCTCGCGATCGAGCTGACCGCGCCGGTGTCCGACCAGGTGACCGCGCTCGCGCTGGAGGCCGGGTTCGTGATCAACAACCCGGTGCCGGACGCGCTGCGCCTCGCACCGCCGTACATTCTCAGCAAGGCCGACGCCGACACCTTCGTCGCGGCCCTACCCGCCCTGCTCAACCAGGTGGAGGCCCCATGA
- the argB gene encoding acetylglutamate kinase, with product MTIPADAVEKAAVLTEALPWLKEFHGKTIVVKYGGNAMVDDKLKQAFASDIVFLRHCGVRVVVVHGGGPQISDMLSRLGIDSEFRGGLRVTTPEAMDVVGMVLVGKVGRELVGLLNAHGPFAVGMSGEDAGLFTAERRGAMVDGESVDIGLVGDVVDVRPEAVIDLIDAGRIPVVSTIAPDEDGQAHNVNADTAASALAVALGAEKLVVLTDVAGLYRNWPDSEEIITQIDAAELAELLPSLASGMVPKMEACLRAVQSGVSRATVIDGRVPHSLLLEIFTDAGNGTQVIPS from the coding sequence ATGACCATCCCTGCGGACGCGGTGGAGAAGGCGGCCGTCCTGACCGAGGCGTTGCCGTGGCTGAAGGAGTTCCACGGCAAGACGATCGTGGTGAAGTACGGCGGCAACGCGATGGTGGACGACAAGCTGAAGCAGGCCTTCGCCTCCGACATCGTGTTCCTGCGGCACTGCGGTGTCCGGGTGGTCGTCGTGCACGGCGGCGGCCCGCAGATCAGCGACATGCTCAGCCGGCTCGGCATCGACAGCGAGTTCCGCGGCGGGCTGCGGGTCACCACGCCCGAGGCGATGGACGTCGTCGGTATGGTCCTGGTCGGCAAGGTCGGCCGCGAGCTGGTCGGCCTGCTGAACGCGCACGGCCCGTTCGCGGTCGGCATGTCCGGCGAGGACGCGGGCCTGTTCACCGCCGAACGGCGCGGCGCGATGGTCGACGGCGAGTCGGTCGACATCGGCCTGGTCGGCGACGTGGTCGACGTCCGGCCGGAGGCGGTGATCGACCTGATCGACGCCGGCCGGATCCCGGTCGTGTCGACGATCGCCCCCGACGAGGACGGCCAGGCGCACAACGTGAATGCCGACACCGCGGCGTCCGCGCTGGCGGTCGCGCTCGGTGCGGAGAAGCTGGTCGTGCTGACCGACGTGGCCGGGCTGTACCGGAACTGGCCGGACAGCGAGGAGATCATCACCCAGATCGACGCCGCCGAGCTCGCCGAGCTGCTGCCGTCGCTGGCCTCCGGCATGGTGCCGAAGATGGAGGCGTGCCTGCGCGCCGTCCAGTCCGGCGTCTCCCGCGCCACCGTGATCGACGGCCGCGTCCCCCACTCGCTGCTGCTGGAAATCTTCACCGACGCCGGAAACGGAACCCAGGTAATCCCGTCATGA
- the argJ gene encoding bifunctional glutamate N-acetyltransferase/amino-acid acetyltransferase ArgJ, producing the protein MTVAVTPEASVDRSAGVTAPAGFRAAGVIAGIKPAGTPDLTVVVNDGPQYAAAGVFTTNKVKAAPVLWSQQVLTAGKLTAVALNSGGANACTGPEGFQDTHKTAEELASALGVGAAEIAVCSTGLIGERLPMDKLLPGLSAAVAALGSTPQHSLDAATAVMTTDNVPKQAVLSHPGGWSIGGFAKGAGMCAPNMATMLSVITTDAVLDQPHLDHALRNAVGKTFNRLDVDGGTSTNDTVLLLSSGASGVTVPPDEFEAALTTLAADLVRQLQADAEGVTKHVSITVKNAATEAEAVAAAKVVAEDNLCKTAFFAADPNWGRIAMAVGNAPTAFDPQLLDITLNGAAICVAGGKGVDRSEADLSGLEIDVVIDLHAGDASATVLTTDLSHAYVEENSAYSS; encoded by the coding sequence GTGACCGTCGCAGTCACCCCGGAAGCCTCAGTCGATCGGAGCGCCGGGGTCACCGCGCCGGCCGGCTTCCGCGCGGCCGGGGTGATCGCCGGGATCAAGCCCGCCGGTACGCCGGACCTCACCGTCGTGGTCAACGACGGCCCGCAGTACGCCGCGGCCGGCGTCTTCACCACCAACAAGGTGAAGGCCGCGCCCGTGCTCTGGTCGCAGCAGGTGCTGACCGCCGGCAAGCTGACGGCCGTCGCGCTGAACTCCGGCGGCGCGAACGCGTGCACCGGTCCGGAGGGCTTCCAGGACACCCACAAGACCGCCGAGGAGCTGGCTTCGGCGCTCGGCGTCGGCGCGGCCGAGATCGCGGTCTGCTCGACCGGCCTGATCGGTGAGCGGCTGCCGATGGACAAACTGCTGCCGGGCCTGTCCGCGGCGGTCGCCGCGCTGGGCAGCACGCCGCAGCACAGCCTCGATGCCGCCACGGCGGTGATGACCACCGACAACGTGCCGAAGCAGGCCGTACTGAGCCATCCGGGGGGCTGGAGCATCGGCGGCTTCGCCAAGGGCGCCGGCATGTGCGCGCCGAACATGGCGACCATGCTGAGCGTCATCACCACCGACGCCGTGCTCGATCAGCCGCACCTGGATCATGCCCTGCGCAATGCGGTGGGCAAGACCTTCAACCGGCTCGACGTCGACGGCGGGACGTCGACCAACGACACCGTGCTGCTGCTCAGCTCGGGAGCCTCCGGCGTCACCGTGCCGCCCGACGAGTTCGAGGCGGCGCTGACCACGCTGGCCGCCGACCTGGTGCGGCAGTTGCAGGCCGACGCCGAGGGCGTCACCAAGCACGTCAGCATCACCGTGAAGAACGCCGCCACCGAGGCCGAGGCGGTCGCCGCCGCGAAGGTGGTGGCCGAGGACAACCTCTGCAAGACCGCGTTCTTCGCCGCCGATCCGAACTGGGGACGGATCGCGATGGCAGTCGGCAACGCGCCCACGGCGTTCGACCCGCAGCTGCTCGACATCACCCTGAACGGCGCGGCCATCTGCGTGGCCGGCGGCAAAGGCGTCGACCGCTCGGAGGCGGACCTGTCCGGGCTGGAGATCGACGTGGTGATCGACCTGCACGCCGGCGACGCGTCGGCGACCGTGCTCACCACCGACCTCTCGCACGCGTACGTCGAAGAGAACTCGGCGTACTCGTCATGA
- the argC gene encoding N-acetyl-gamma-glutamyl-phosphate reductase, producing MTLRVAVAGASGYAGGELLRLLSTHPEVEIGALTAGGNAGSALGQHHPHLTPLAGRVLEETSAQTLAGHDVVFLALPHGQSAGIAEQLGDDVTVIDCGADFRLVDAEAWVEFYGGQYAGHWPYGLPELPGQREKLRGANRVAVPGCYPTVSTLALLPAVQAGLVDSAQLVVVAVSGTSGAGKGPKAHLMGAEVMGSATVYGVGGVHRHTPEIEQNLAPHTAGPVSVSFTPVLAPMARGIIATCSAPIADGTTAEQLRAGYQQAYGDEPFVHLLPEGQWPQTQATLGANTVHLQVALDQRTGRAVVVAALDNLTKGTAGAAVQCMNLAAGLDETLALPLVGVAP from the coding sequence ATGACGCTGAGGGTCGCTGTCGCGGGAGCGAGTGGGTACGCCGGGGGAGAGCTGCTGCGGTTGCTGTCGACCCACCCGGAGGTGGAGATCGGGGCGCTCACCGCGGGCGGCAACGCCGGGTCCGCGCTCGGGCAGCATCACCCGCACCTCACGCCGCTGGCCGGCCGGGTGCTCGAGGAAACCTCCGCGCAGACGCTGGCCGGGCACGACGTCGTGTTCCTGGCGCTGCCGCACGGACAGTCCGCCGGGATCGCCGAGCAGCTCGGCGACGACGTCACCGTGATCGACTGCGGCGCGGACTTCCGGCTGGTGGACGCCGAGGCCTGGGTGGAGTTCTACGGCGGGCAGTACGCCGGCCACTGGCCCTACGGACTGCCCGAGTTGCCCGGCCAGCGGGAGAAGCTGCGCGGCGCCAACCGCGTCGCCGTACCGGGGTGCTACCCCACCGTGTCCACCCTTGCCCTGCTCCCGGCCGTCCAGGCAGGTCTCGTCGACAGCGCCCAACTGGTGGTGGTCGCTGTCAGCGGGACGTCGGGAGCGGGCAAGGGTCCCAAGGCGCACCTGATGGGCGCGGAGGTGATGGGCTCGGCCACCGTGTACGGCGTGGGCGGCGTGCACCGGCACACCCCGGAGATCGAGCAGAACCTGGCCCCGCACACCGCCGGCCCGGTCAGCGTCTCCTTCACCCCGGTGCTGGCGCCGATGGCCCGCGGCATCATCGCGACCTGCAGCGCGCCGATCGCCGACGGCACGACGGCCGAGCAGCTCCGTGCCGGCTACCAGCAGGCGTACGGCGACGAGCCGTTCGTGCACCTGCTGCCCGAGGGACAGTGGCCGCAGACCCAGGCCACCCTCGGCGCGAACACCGTGCACCTGCAGGTCGCCCTCGACCAGCGCACCGGACGCGCCGTCGTGGTGGCCGCGCTCGACAACCTCACCAAGGGCACCGCCGGCGCCGCCGTGCAGTGCATGAACCTGGCCGCCGGTCTCGACGAGACCCTGGCCCTTCCCCTCGTAGGAGTGGCACCGTGA
- a CDS encoding carboxymuconolactone decarboxylase family protein produces the protein MARISLEHRRTVFVRAMEWYSKRKYGDVLDPGKAALHHRGVLTTMLALEGSAARWSRLDPTLKALATMVTSTQVGCSWCMDFGFWEFHHRGVAPAKLRAVPGWRDSDVYTDLERAVMDYAESATATPPTVTDEQVERLRKDLSEAELVELTAQIALENYRSRTNAALGMTSQGFKQYCEVRPA, from the coding sequence ATGGCGCGGATTTCGCTGGAGCACCGCAGGACCGTGTTCGTCCGGGCGATGGAGTGGTACAGCAAGCGCAAGTACGGCGACGTACTCGACCCGGGCAAGGCCGCTCTGCACCACCGCGGCGTACTGACGACGATGCTGGCGCTGGAGGGGTCGGCGGCGCGCTGGTCGCGACTGGACCCGACGCTGAAGGCCCTGGCGACGATGGTGACCAGCACGCAGGTCGGGTGCAGCTGGTGCATGGACTTCGGCTTCTGGGAGTTCCACCACCGAGGTGTCGCGCCGGCCAAGCTGCGGGCTGTGCCAGGCTGGCGGGACAGTGACGTCTACACGGACCTGGAGCGCGCGGTGATGGACTACGCGGAATCGGCAACGGCGACCCCGCCGACGGTCACCGACGAGCAGGTCGAGCGGCTGCGCAAGGACCTGTCCGAGGCGGAGCTGGTGGAGCTGACCGCGCAGATCGCCCTGGAGAACTACCGGTCCAGGACGAACGCCGCCCTGGGAATGACCAGCCAGGGATTCAAGCAGTACTGCGAGGTGCGGCCGGCGTGA
- the sigJ gene encoding RNA polymerase sigma factor SigJ: MNSDELAAEFAEHRAVLVGAAYRVVGSVADAEDVVQETWLRWSTAEHAEVRDVRAYLVRITTRLALNRLRQQKSRREQYVGPWLPEPIAAADQDPAAVAEVADSVSMAMLVVLETLSPLERAAFVLREVFDLPFSEIADTLGRSEAAVRQLAHRAREHVHARQPRHRVDKARHQEITSRFLTATWSGDYDQVVAMLAPDVELVSDGGGKRRAALRPVHGSDKVGRWLIAVMSPEQTAGLEFGSAMLNGEQAFVAYDGPAVDTVGFMDLDENGLISRIYVVRNPDKLKAVPGREQRG; encoded by the coding sequence GTGAACAGCGACGAGCTGGCCGCGGAGTTCGCCGAGCACCGCGCGGTCCTGGTCGGGGCGGCGTACCGGGTGGTCGGCAGCGTGGCCGACGCGGAGGACGTCGTCCAGGAGACCTGGCTGCGCTGGTCCACCGCTGAGCACGCCGAGGTCCGCGACGTCCGGGCGTACCTCGTCCGGATCACCACCCGGCTCGCCCTGAACCGGCTGCGTCAGCAGAAGTCGCGGCGCGAGCAGTACGTCGGCCCGTGGCTGCCCGAGCCGATCGCGGCCGCCGACCAGGACCCGGCCGCCGTCGCGGAGGTCGCCGACTCGGTGTCGATGGCGATGCTGGTCGTGCTGGAGACGCTGTCACCGCTGGAGCGCGCCGCCTTCGTGCTGCGGGAGGTGTTCGACCTGCCGTTCAGCGAGATCGCCGACACGCTGGGCCGCTCCGAGGCCGCCGTACGGCAGCTGGCGCACCGCGCGCGGGAGCACGTGCACGCGCGGCAGCCCCGGCACCGGGTCGACAAGGCGCGGCACCAGGAGATCACCAGCCGGTTCCTGACCGCGACCTGGTCGGGCGACTACGACCAGGTGGTCGCGATGCTCGCCCCCGACGTGGAGCTGGTCAGCGACGGGGGCGGCAAGCGCAGGGCCGCGCTGCGCCCGGTGCACGGCTCGGACAAGGTCGGCCGCTGGCTGATCGCGGTGATGTCGCCCGAGCAGACAGCCGGTCTGGAGTTCGGCAGCGCGATGCTCAACGGCGAGCAGGCCTTCGTCGCCTACGACGGCCCGGCCGTGGACACCGTGGGCTTCATGGACCTGGACGAGAACGGCCTGATCAGCCGGATCTACGTCGTCCGCAACCCCGACAAGCTCAAGGCCGTTCCGGGCCGGGAGCAACGCGGCTGA
- a CDS encoding alpha/beta fold hydrolase, whose product MMHRTTEIDGVEIFYREAGPADAPVVLLPHGYPSSSFQYRGLMPALGDQWRLLAPDFPGFGYSAAPDDFDYSFAGYATLLERFLDSLGVDRFVLYLFDYGSQVGIQLAQRNPERITGLIIQNGDAYEETLGPKYAALKEYWADPTDERREVLAEAVSFEGFREEALGEVPPHTAERISPDLWQLSWPLLRDRREIMAGFFLEIRESVRQYPAFHAYLREHQPPTLIVWGPQDGYMPAEAARAYLADLPKAELHLFEDGGHWLLESHLDEVVPLVRDFLSRVAPGPERP is encoded by the coding sequence ATGATGCATCGGACGACCGAGATCGACGGCGTGGAGATCTTCTACCGCGAAGCAGGACCGGCCGACGCGCCGGTGGTGCTGCTGCCGCACGGATATCCGTCGTCGTCGTTCCAGTACCGCGGGCTGATGCCGGCTCTGGGGGACCAGTGGCGGCTGCTGGCGCCGGACTTCCCGGGCTTCGGGTACAGCGCCGCGCCGGACGACTTCGACTACAGCTTCGCCGGCTACGCGACGCTGCTGGAAAGGTTCCTGGACTCGCTGGGCGTCGACCGGTTCGTGCTGTACCTGTTCGACTACGGCTCGCAGGTCGGCATCCAGCTGGCGCAACGGAACCCGGAGCGCATCACCGGGCTGATCATCCAGAACGGCGACGCGTACGAGGAGACGCTGGGCCCGAAGTACGCGGCGCTGAAGGAGTACTGGGCCGACCCGACCGACGAGCGGCGGGAGGTGCTCGCCGAGGCGGTGAGCTTCGAGGGGTTCCGCGAGGAGGCGCTCGGCGAGGTCCCGCCGCACACGGCCGAGCGGATCAGCCCGGACCTGTGGCAGCTGTCCTGGCCTCTGCTGCGGGACCGCCGGGAGATCATGGCCGGCTTCTTCCTGGAGATCAGGGAGAGCGTGCGGCAGTACCCGGCGTTCCACGCGTACCTGCGCGAGCACCAGCCGCCGACGCTGATCGTGTGGGGTCCGCAGGACGGCTACATGCCGGCCGAGGCGGCGCGCGCCTACCTGGCCGACCTGCCGAAGGCCGAGCTGCACCTGTTTGAGGACGGTGGGCACTGGTTGCTGGAGAGCCACCTCGACGAGGTCGTGCCGCTGGTCCGCGACTTCCTCAGCCGCGTTGCTCCCGGCCCGGAACGGCCTTGA
- a CDS encoding GNAT family N-acetyltransferase yields MEYVVIDPEAVSDPTLRADLLDTWIAATDAGGSVGFTAPAPVQLVAEALDSALERVAGGQDLLGVLHNGERYVGMGLLVSTGGQLSTHWRTVLRVMVHPKYQGGGAGRLLMEGLRKSAEQLGLEHLMLTVRDGNSLEKFYGKLGYRVVGAHPRAVRVGPDDYRDEIMLVTDLRSRAT; encoded by the coding sequence ATGGAGTACGTCGTGATCGACCCCGAGGCGGTGTCGGACCCGACCCTGCGCGCCGACCTGCTCGACACGTGGATCGCGGCGACCGATGCCGGCGGCAGTGTCGGCTTCACCGCGCCGGCGCCGGTGCAGCTGGTGGCCGAGGCTCTGGATTCCGCCCTCGAACGGGTGGCCGGCGGCCAGGATCTGCTGGGTGTGCTGCACAACGGCGAGCGGTACGTCGGAATGGGTCTGCTGGTCTCCACCGGCGGGCAGCTCAGCACTCACTGGCGCACGGTGCTGCGCGTGATGGTGCATCCGAAGTACCAAGGTGGCGGCGCCGGCCGCCTGCTGATGGAAGGGCTGCGCAAGTCCGCGGAGCAGCTCGGCCTCGAGCACCTGATGCTGACCGTTCGCGACGGCAACAGCCTGGAGAAGTTCTACGGCAAGCTCGGCTACCGCGTCGTCGGCGCACATCCTCGCGCCGTCCGGGTCGGGCCGGACGACTACCGCGACGAAATCATGCTCGTCACCGACCTGCGGAGCCGGGCGACGTGA